One window from the genome of Ananas comosus cultivar F153 linkage group 13, ASM154086v1, whole genome shotgun sequence encodes:
- the LOC109719777 gene encoding transcription factor Pur-alpha 1-like isoform X3 — protein MEVGGSGGNDVELVCKTLQFEHKLFYFDLKENPRGRYLKISEKTSATRSTIIVPVNGIVWFLDLFNYYINTDERDAFSKELKLDTKVFYFDIGENKRGRFLKVSEASANRNRSTIIVPAGSSGEEGWAAFRNILLEINEEASRLYIVPNQQQHMEPPEHLAGLSDDVGAGFIPGHSSSPAVPGSDLNVERIVELPPQDEVGNSGLSKVIRADQKRFYFDLGSNNRGHFLRISEIARL, from the exons ATGGAGGTGGGAGGATCGGGGGGGAACGACGTGGAGCTCGTGTGCAAGACGCTCCAGTTCGAGCACAAGCTCTTCTACTTCGATCTCAAGGAGAACCCTCGCGGCAGGTACCTCAAGATCTCCGAGAAGACCTCGGCGACCAGATCCACCATTATCGTCCCCGTGAATGGCATCGTTTGGTTCCTCGATCTCTTCAATTACTACATCAACACCGACGAGCGCGATGCGTTTAGCAAGGAGCTCAAGCTCGATACCAAG GTGTTTTACTTTGACATCGGCGAGAACAAAAGAGGCCGCTTTTTGAAG GTGTCCGAAGCATCCGCTAACAGAAATCGCAGTACAATCATTGTTCCTGCAGGAAGCTCCGGCGAAGAAGGATGGGCTGCATTTCGAAACATTTTACTGGAAATAAATGAGGAAGCCTCGCGGCTTTACATCGTACCCAATCAG CAGCAACATATGGAACCTCCAGAGCACCTTGCGGGGCTCTCAGATGATGTGGGTGCCggtttcatacccggccacagCAGTTCTCCTGCAGTTCCAGGTTCGGACTTGAACGTGGAAAGAATAGTCGAACTGCCCCCGCAGGATGAAGTCGGGAACTCGGGTTTATCTAAAGTTATTCGCGCTGATCAAAAGCGGTTCTACTTTGATTTGGGAAGCAACAACCGGGGCCATTTCCTGAGGATTTCCGAG ATCGCTCGTCTATAA
- the LOC109719777 gene encoding transcription factor Pur-alpha 1-like isoform X2 has translation MEVGGSGGNDVELVCKTLQFEHKLFYFDLKENPRGRYLKISEKTSATRSTIIVPVNGIVWFLDLFNYYINTDERDAFSKELKLDTKVFYFDIGENKRGRFLKVSEASANRNRSTIIVPAGSSGEEGWAAFRNILLEINEEASRLYIVPNQQHMEPPEHLAGLSDDVGAGFIPGHSSSPAVPGSDLNVERIVELPPQDEVGNSGLSKVIRADQKRFYFDLGSNNRGHFLRISEVAGADRSSIILPLSGLKQFYEMIGHFVEITKDRLEGMTGPNVRTLEPPQR, from the exons ATGGAGGTGGGAGGATCGGGGGGGAACGACGTGGAGCTCGTGTGCAAGACGCTCCAGTTCGAGCACAAGCTCTTCTACTTCGATCTCAAGGAGAACCCTCGCGGCAGGTACCTCAAGATCTCCGAGAAGACCTCGGCGACCAGATCCACCATTATCGTCCCCGTGAATGGCATCGTTTGGTTCCTCGATCTCTTCAATTACTACATCAACACCGACGAGCGCGATGCGTTTAGCAAGGAGCTCAAGCTCGATACCAAG GTGTTTTACTTTGACATCGGCGAGAACAAAAGAGGCCGCTTTTTGAAG GTGTCCGAAGCATCCGCTAACAGAAATCGCAGTACAATCATTGTTCCTGCAGGAAGCTCCGGCGAAGAAGGATGGGCTGCATTTCGAAACATTTTACTGGAAATAAATGAGGAAGCCTCGCGGCTTTACATCGTACCCAATCAG CAACATATGGAACCTCCAGAGCACCTTGCGGGGCTCTCAGATGATGTGGGTGCCggtttcatacccggccacagCAGTTCTCCTGCAGTTCCAGGTTCGGACTTGAACGTGGAAAGAATAGTCGAACTGCCCCCGCAGGATGAAGTCGGGAACTCGGGTTTATCTAAAGTTATTCGCGCTGATCAAAAGCGGTTCTACTTTGATTTGGGAAGCAACAACCGGGGCCATTTCCTGAGGATTTCCGAG GTGGCCGGAGCAGATCGCTCGTCTATAATCCTTCCCTTATCCGGTCTGAAGCAGTTCTACGAAATGATCGGTCACTTTGTCGAGATAACCAAAGACAGGCTCGAGGGAATGACGGGCCCAAATGTGCGGACGTTGGAGCCTCCGCAGAGATGA
- the LOC109719777 gene encoding transcription factor Pur-alpha 1-like isoform X1 yields MEVGGSGGNDVELVCKTLQFEHKLFYFDLKENPRGRYLKISEKTSATRSTIIVPVNGIVWFLDLFNYYINTDERDAFSKELKLDTKVFYFDIGENKRGRFLKVSEASANRNRSTIIVPAGSSGEEGWAAFRNILLEINEEASRLYIVPNQQQHMEPPEHLAGLSDDVGAGFIPGHSSSPAVPGSDLNVERIVELPPQDEVGNSGLSKVIRADQKRFYFDLGSNNRGHFLRISEVAGADRSSIILPLSGLKQFYEMIGHFVEITKDRLEGMTGPNVRTLEPPQR; encoded by the exons ATGGAGGTGGGAGGATCGGGGGGGAACGACGTGGAGCTCGTGTGCAAGACGCTCCAGTTCGAGCACAAGCTCTTCTACTTCGATCTCAAGGAGAACCCTCGCGGCAGGTACCTCAAGATCTCCGAGAAGACCTCGGCGACCAGATCCACCATTATCGTCCCCGTGAATGGCATCGTTTGGTTCCTCGATCTCTTCAATTACTACATCAACACCGACGAGCGCGATGCGTTTAGCAAGGAGCTCAAGCTCGATACCAAG GTGTTTTACTTTGACATCGGCGAGAACAAAAGAGGCCGCTTTTTGAAG GTGTCCGAAGCATCCGCTAACAGAAATCGCAGTACAATCATTGTTCCTGCAGGAAGCTCCGGCGAAGAAGGATGGGCTGCATTTCGAAACATTTTACTGGAAATAAATGAGGAAGCCTCGCGGCTTTACATCGTACCCAATCAG CAGCAACATATGGAACCTCCAGAGCACCTTGCGGGGCTCTCAGATGATGTGGGTGCCggtttcatacccggccacagCAGTTCTCCTGCAGTTCCAGGTTCGGACTTGAACGTGGAAAGAATAGTCGAACTGCCCCCGCAGGATGAAGTCGGGAACTCGGGTTTATCTAAAGTTATTCGCGCTGATCAAAAGCGGTTCTACTTTGATTTGGGAAGCAACAACCGGGGCCATTTCCTGAGGATTTCCGAG GTGGCCGGAGCAGATCGCTCGTCTATAATCCTTCCCTTATCCGGTCTGAAGCAGTTCTACGAAATGATCGGTCACTTTGTCGAGATAACCAAAGACAGGCTCGAGGGAATGACGGGCCCAAATGTGCGGACGTTGGAGCCTCCGCAGAGATGA